Proteins co-encoded in one Deltaproteobacteria bacterium genomic window:
- a CDS encoding tRNA 2-thiouridine(34) synthase MnmA → MPESSNPRDKSQKPKNKSVLVALSGGVDSAMAAHDLLQAGWHTEAFFLNILPQEISGTGLLAARNVTRHLGIRLHCLNEAERFENEVISYFRTSYNMGLTPNPCVICNQRIKAVIGLSLAASLGIDHLATGHYAGTKRLPDGRTGLFKAKDKKRDQSYFLHQIPEWAIPRLIFPLADRTKKDVMKQAAETGLLPLVQKESREICFLKGNYRTFLEKRGLFDNRPGDIVDMDGKVLGRHTGLYAYTIGQRQGIGIPDKTPYYVAALDRKNNRLVVGKEHSLWSKELLAEHVNWLVSPDMALKQPCTVKIRYRHQGGLAKLELLESGRVRVRFFSDQWAVTPGQFAVFYLDDLVLGGGSICG, encoded by the coding sequence ATGCCGGAAAGCTCAAATCCAAGAGATAAAAGCCAAAAGCCAAAAAACAAATCCGTTCTGGTAGCCTTGAGCGGAGGGGTGGACAGCGCCATGGCGGCCCATGATCTCCTGCAGGCAGGATGGCATACCGAGGCGTTCTTTCTGAATATTCTTCCACAGGAGATCTCGGGCACAGGTCTTCTTGCGGCAAGAAACGTAACAAGGCATCTCGGCATCAGGCTTCACTGCCTGAATGAGGCAGAGAGGTTCGAAAACGAGGTAATCTCATATTTCAGGACATCCTACAATATGGGCTTGACTCCAAACCCCTGCGTGATATGCAATCAGAGGATCAAGGCAGTAATCGGCCTCTCTCTGGCGGCCTCTCTCGGTATCGACCATCTGGCCACAGGGCACTATGCCGGGACAAAGAGGCTTCCAGACGGCCGGACAGGCCTTTTCAAGGCAAAAGATAAAAAAAGGGACCAGTCATACTTTCTGCATCAGATACCTGAATGGGCCATCCCGAGGTTGATATTCCCGCTTGCAGACCGCACCAAGAAAGATGTGATGAAACAGGCTGCTGAAACAGGCCTGCTTCCTTTGGTCCAGAAAGAGAGCCGGGAAATTTGCTTCCTGAAAGGTAATTACCGGACCTTTCTGGAAAAGAGAGGCCTCTTCGACAACAGGCCCGGAGACATTGTCGACATGGATGGCAAGGTGCTCGGAAGGCATACGGGGCTGTATGCCTATACAATAGGCCAGAGACAGGGTATTGGCATCCCGGATAAAACCCCGTATTACGTGGCCGCCCTGGACAGGAAAAACAACCGCCTGGTAGTGGGGAAAGAGCACAGCCTCTGGTCGAAAGAACTCCTTGCAGAACATGTAAACTGGCTGGTGTCACCTGATATGGCCCTTAAACAGCCCTGTACAGTGAAGATACGCTATCGTCACCAGGGAGGCCTGGCAAAGCTGGAGCTTCTGGAATCCGGCAGGGTCCGTGTCCGTTTTTTCTCAGACCAATG
- a CDS encoding (Fe-S)-binding protein, with the protein MYTKLLVLRFPPEVTDKPLICNLSRRHDLCFNILKAKIFPDREGLMVLEISGHKKNVRDGLRYLKDLGVGVKSVAQEIRRNDDVCYQCGVCTGICPGHALYMDRETMEVIFDPKKCTGCELCVAICPVRAMEIRFSKDKVLA; encoded by the coding sequence ATGTATACAAAGCTCCTGGTCCTCCGCTTTCCACCGGAGGTCACGGATAAGCCCCTGATTTGCAATCTCAGTCGCAGACATGATCTGTGCTTTAATATACTAAAGGCAAAAATATTTCCTGACAGAGAAGGCCTCATGGTACTCGAGATCTCCGGGCACAAAAAAAATGTGAGAGACGGGCTTCGCTACCTGAAGGATCTGGGTGTCGGCGTCAAATCCGTGGCACAGGAAATCCGCAGGAACGATGATGTATGTTACCAGTGCGGTGTCTGTACCGGAATCTGCCCTGGTCATGCACTATACATGGACCGTGAGACCATGGAGGTGATCTTTGATCCCAAAAAATGTACAGGCTGTGAACTTTGCGTGGCGATCTGCCCTGTGAGGGCCATGGAAATTCGATTCAGCAAAGACAAAGTCCTGGCCTGA